ATCAATTCGCTCTCCTCGCTCGATGATTGCTGCTTTAACGATTGGCGGCCTATGGCTGGTGATGAAATTTGCGGCGGTGCAAGGCAGATCCTATGTCGGACTGGATCTCTCCCTCAGCGCCATTTTAGTGACCGTGGATATCTGCCTGACCGCTCCGATTGTCGAAGAATTGTTCTGGCGTGGCTATCTCTGGGCAAGGCTTCAGGCGCGAGGATATGGCGATGGACTCGTCACCATATGCACAGCCCTCCTTTTTGCCGCAGCTCATACACCGGACAATTTCATTCTATTTACGCATTACCTGATGATGGGCCTTTCTTTCAGCCTCATCCGCTATTTCAGCGGCGGCATCGGGCTGCCCATCTTTTTCCATGCGGCTATGAATTTCATCGTCATCCGCCATATCGGGGTGTGATGGTTCAGGCAGCGCGGGAGGTGCGCCGGAAACCTTCCTCATTCGCGCTCACCCGAAACTGGCTGACCGTTTCGCGCAGGGCATGGCTTTCCTGTTCGATGGCGTAGGTGGCGGCATTGCTTTCCTCCACCATGGCCGCATTGCGCTGCGTCAGCTGATCCATGTCGTGGACGGCGACGGAAATTTCCGAAATCGCGGTGGCCTGCTGACGTGCGCCTTCGGTGATCGTGCCGATTTCCTGATCGATCGTCTGGATATGGCTGCGGATCTCCGTCATGTAGCGACCGGAACTCTGCACCAGATCGACCCCGCGCTGGATAGCATCTGCCGAATTCTGGATGAGCCCCTTGATCTCGCTGGCGGCGGCCGCCGAACGCTGGGCCAGTTCGCGCACTTCCTGTGCCACGACCGCAAAGCCCTTGCCCGCCTCACCCGCACGTGCCGCCTCGACACCTGCATTCAGGGCCAGAAGGTTGGTCTGAAACGCGATATTGTCGATAACGCCGATGATCTGCACGATCTGGCCGGAAGAGGCCTCGATGTGCTGCATGGCGTTGACCGTATCCTGCATGATGGTTTCCGACATTTCGGCACTCTTGCGGGCACCGGTCGTCATGCCTGTGACGGTGCGCATGCGATTGGTGGTTTCCTCCAGTGTCGTGGTGACCTCGCTCAGAGCGGCAGAGGCTTCTTCAAGGGAGGCCGCCTGGCGCTGCGTGCGCTCCGCCAGCTCTTCTGCACCGGAGCGCAGCTCGCTGACGCCGTTGGACACCGTTAGAACGGTTGAACCGACACCATGCATTGTGG
The window above is part of the Rhizobium rhizoryzae genome. Proteins encoded here:
- a CDS encoding CPBP family intramembrane glutamic endopeptidase — translated: MIFIDCAVPIVFIVIVAVVAQTLGAFMGIILTGEKLGPVVSKRGASVTVGVVAYSAMLAACLIRLQPIKQSIRSPRSMIAALTIGGLWLVMKFAAVQGRSYVGLDLSLSAILVTVDICLTAPIVEELFWRGYLWARLQARGYGDGLVTICTALLFAAAHTPDNFILFTHYLMMGLSFSLIRYFSGGIGLPIFFHAAMNFIVIRHIGV